Proteins from one Mycobacterium adipatum genomic window:
- a CDS encoding sensor histidine kinase: MRAAVPEFLQARFARQREFNALGWSWMFVITTDTALALIAVISTLQRPPADYLVAVPVGIVVAMCPLIVFFAAGASFNPLLIWGAWSGAAAIFLFGTSTPIPFDFAPLILVLMVGVVTAMTALPGGLAATASAAAILGAAAAAHRLEGVWLYLSVLGMGWLVGYLIGIQQQLIVAQRAAQEALAEHAAADERRRIAREVHDVIAHSLSVTLLHLTGARRALQEDRDIDDAVDALEDAEKLGREAMADIRRTVGLLDVAPMKIAPEPGIDDIGRLTDDFARAGLAVTVRTEGSTAGISPTVGLAMFRIAQESLANIAKHAPESRATVTLAVTATRAELSVLNEMPVAVPAGSRGAADGRGVRGMRQRVELLGGVIDIGPTGTGWAVHAAVPLGESGTAAAGFGCRG; this comes from the coding sequence ATGCGCGCTGCCGTGCCCGAGTTCCTCCAAGCGCGTTTCGCGCGTCAGCGCGAGTTCAACGCTCTTGGCTGGAGCTGGATGTTCGTCATCACCACCGACACCGCCCTGGCGTTGATCGCGGTGATATCGACGCTGCAGCGCCCGCCCGCGGACTACCTGGTCGCGGTACCGGTGGGCATCGTGGTCGCGATGTGCCCGCTGATCGTGTTCTTCGCGGCCGGGGCATCGTTCAACCCGCTGCTGATCTGGGGCGCATGGTCGGGTGCCGCCGCCATCTTCCTGTTCGGGACGTCGACCCCGATCCCGTTCGACTTCGCTCCGCTGATCCTGGTGCTCATGGTCGGTGTGGTGACGGCGATGACGGCACTGCCCGGGGGGCTGGCGGCCACGGCCTCGGCGGCCGCCATCCTGGGGGCGGCGGCCGCCGCGCACCGACTCGAGGGGGTGTGGCTGTATCTGAGTGTGCTCGGCATGGGCTGGCTGGTGGGTTATCTGATCGGCATCCAGCAGCAGCTGATCGTCGCCCAGCGCGCGGCGCAGGAAGCGCTGGCCGAGCACGCCGCCGCCGATGAGCGCCGGCGGATCGCCCGTGAGGTGCATGATGTCATCGCGCACTCGCTGTCGGTGACACTGCTGCACCTCACCGGGGCTCGGCGCGCCCTGCAGGAGGACCGCGATATCGATGATGCGGTCGACGCGCTCGAGGACGCCGAGAAGCTGGGCCGGGAGGCGATGGCCGATATCCGGCGTACCGTCGGACTGCTCGACGTGGCGCCGATGAAGATCGCCCCGGAGCCCGGCATCGACGATATCGGCCGGCTCACCGACGATTTCGCCCGCGCGGGGCTCGCCGTCACGGTGCGGACCGAGGGCTCCACGGCGGGCATCTCCCCGACGGTGGGTCTGGCGATGTTTCGGATCGCCCAGGAGTCACTGGCCAATATCGCCAAGCACGCCCCCGAATCCCGCGCAACGGTCACGCTGGCGGTGACCGCGACGCGCGCCGAGCTCTCCGTGCTGAACGAGATGCCGGTGGCGGTGCCGGCCGGGAGTCGCGGCGCAGCCGACGGGCGTGGGGTGCGCGGCATGCGGCAACGTGTCGAATTGTTGGGCGGTGTCATCGATATCGGCCCGACCGGCACCGGTTGGGCCGTGCACGCCGCGGTGCCCCTCGGTGAATCCGGCACCGCTGCAGCCGGGTTCGGGTGCCGCGGATGA
- a CDS encoding ABC transporter permease translates to MTALSERPTAPKKVRARPKWGDYSLRIVAGLVLLYLFLPIFVIVLFSFNDPAGKFNYTWQGFTLDNWADPFKYPALTEALKLSINIAFVSTLIALVLGTLLAIALVRQRFRGYRAVDTFMILPLTAPEVVMGASLLTLFLDFGWAAGYTTILIAHVAFEVSFIAMTVRARVRGFDWTLEDASMDLGASPTRTFFKVTLPLIVPGIVAAGMLSFALSLDDFIVTYFVSGSTVTYPLYVNAAVKAAVPPQINVLATAILVVSLLLLAAGTLYRRKKVVI, encoded by the coding sequence ATGACCGCCCTCTCGGAACGGCCGACCGCACCGAAAAAGGTTCGGGCTCGGCCGAAATGGGGCGACTATTCGCTCCGTATCGTGGCCGGGCTGGTACTGCTGTACCTGTTCCTGCCGATCTTTGTGATCGTGTTGTTCTCGTTCAACGATCCGGCGGGCAAGTTCAACTACACCTGGCAGGGCTTCACCCTGGACAACTGGGCCGACCCGTTCAAGTACCCGGCGCTCACCGAGGCGCTGAAACTGAGTATCAACATCGCGTTCGTGTCCACCCTGATCGCACTCGTGCTGGGCACGCTGCTGGCCATCGCCCTGGTACGCCAACGTTTCCGCGGCTACCGGGCGGTGGATACGTTCATGATCCTGCCGTTGACCGCGCCCGAGGTCGTGATGGGAGCCTCGCTGCTGACGCTGTTCCTGGATTTCGGTTGGGCGGCAGGCTATACCACCATCCTGATTGCGCACGTCGCCTTCGAGGTCAGCTTCATCGCCATGACGGTCCGGGCGCGGGTGCGCGGATTCGACTGGACGCTGGAGGATGCGTCGATGGACCTGGGCGCCAGCCCGACCCGGACGTTCTTCAAGGTGACCTTGCCACTGATCGTGCCGGGCATCGTGGCGGCGGGCATGCTGTCGTTCGCGCTGTCGCTCGACGACTTCATCGTCACCTATTTCGTCAGCGGATCGACCGTCACCTACCCGCTGTACGTGAACGCGGCTGTCAAAGCCGCGGTGCCGCCGCAGATCAACGTGCTGGCGACGGCGATTCTGGTGGTGAGCCTGCTGCTGTTGGCTGCCGGCACCCTGTATCGGCGCAAAAAAGTCGTCATCTGA
- a CDS encoding nitroreductase family protein: protein MATGSSDIWEVLSTARTIRRFTDEPVDDATLARCLEAATWAPSGANAQAWRFVVLRSPEQRAVVAEAARQALSVIEPVYGMSRPTDQETDVTARNNRATYELHDRAEEFTSVLFVQKRFPTASELLLGGSIFPAMQNFLLAARAQGLGACLTSWASYGGEALLREAVGVPDDWMLGGHIVIGWPKGRHGRLRRRPLTHAVNLDHWDEPADDLLAGHRR from the coding sequence ATGGCAACTGGGAGCAGTGACATCTGGGAGGTGCTGTCGACGGCGCGGACCATCCGGCGTTTCACGGACGAGCCCGTCGACGATGCGACGCTGGCCCGCTGTCTGGAAGCCGCCACCTGGGCCCCATCCGGAGCGAACGCGCAAGCCTGGCGGTTCGTCGTGCTGCGTTCCCCCGAGCAGCGCGCCGTCGTGGCCGAAGCCGCACGTCAGGCGCTGTCGGTGATCGAGCCGGTATACGGGATGAGCCGGCCGACCGATCAGGAGACCGACGTGACCGCCCGCAACAACCGGGCCACCTACGAGCTGCACGACCGGGCCGAGGAGTTCACCTCCGTACTCTTCGTGCAAAAGCGCTTTCCCACCGCGTCCGAATTGCTGCTGGGCGGTTCCATCTTCCCGGCCATGCAGAATTTCCTGCTCGCCGCCCGCGCACAAGGTCTGGGTGCCTGCCTGACCAGTTGGGCCTCCTACGGCGGTGAGGCCCTGCTGCGCGAGGCCGTCGGCGTCCCCGACGACTGGATGCTCGGCGGTCACATCGTCATCGGCTGGCCCAAGGGCAGGCACGGCCGGCTACGGCGCCGTCCGCTGACCCACGCGGTCAACCTGGACCACTGGGACGAACCTGCCGACGATCTGTTGGCCGGCCACCGCAGGTAG
- a CDS encoding polyamine ABC transporter substrate-binding protein: MSNEIDPRLLSRLAANRTSRRRFLGGSAAAGAAAILGSSFLAACGSDSSSSSGSSSTQDSGGPASGTLRVSNWPLYMADGFIAAFQTASGITVDYKEDYNDNEQWFAKVKEPLSRKQDIGADLVVPTEFMAARVKGLGWLNEISEAGVPNRKNLRQDLLDSKVDEGRKYTAPYMTGMVGLAYNRAATGRDITTIDDLWDPAFKGRVSLFSDVQDGLGMIMLSQGNSPENPTTESITKAVDLVREQKDKGQIRRFTGNDYADDLAAGNIAVAQAYSGDVVQLQADNPDLQFIVPESGGDWFIDTMVIPYTTQNQKAAEAWIDYVYDRANYAKLVAFTQYVPALSDMTDELAKIDPASAENPLINPPAEMQAKLKSWAALTDEQTLEFNTLYAAVTGG, encoded by the coding sequence ATGTCCAACGAGATCGATCCCCGACTGCTGTCCCGCCTGGCTGCCAACCGCACCAGCCGGCGACGGTTCCTCGGCGGCAGCGCCGCCGCCGGTGCGGCAGCGATCCTGGGCTCGTCTTTCCTGGCCGCATGTGGATCCGATAGCAGCAGCTCCTCCGGTTCGTCGAGCACCCAGGATTCCGGCGGCCCGGCCAGCGGCACCCTGCGCGTATCCAACTGGCCGCTCTACATGGCCGACGGTTTCATCGCCGCGTTCCAGACGGCATCCGGGATCACCGTCGACTACAAAGAGGACTACAACGACAACGAGCAGTGGTTCGCCAAGGTCAAGGAGCCGCTGTCGCGCAAGCAGGACATCGGCGCGGACCTGGTGGTCCCCACCGAGTTCATGGCCGCTCGTGTCAAGGGTTTGGGCTGGCTCAACGAGATCAGCGAGGCCGGTGTGCCCAACCGCAAGAATCTGCGGCAGGACCTGTTGGACTCGAAGGTCGACGAAGGTCGTAAGTACACGGCTCCGTACATGACCGGCATGGTCGGTCTGGCCTACAACAGGGCCGCCACCGGACGCGATATCACCACCATCGACGATCTGTGGGATCCCGCATTCAAGGGCCGGGTCAGCCTGTTCTCCGACGTCCAGGACGGCCTCGGCATGATCATGCTCTCCCAGGGCAACTCGCCGGAGAACCCGACGACCGAATCCATCACCAAGGCCGTGGACCTGGTCCGCGAGCAGAAGGACAAGGGCCAGATCCGGCGGTTCACCGGCAACGACTACGCCGATGATCTCGCCGCCGGCAATATCGCTGTTGCCCAAGCCTATTCCGGTGACGTCGTACAGCTGCAGGCCGACAACCCCGATTTGCAGTTCATCGTCCCCGAGTCCGGCGGCGACTGGTTCATCGACACCATGGTGATCCCGTACACCACCCAGAACCAGAAGGCCGCCGAGGCGTGGATCGACTACGTCTACGACCGGGCCAACTACGCGAAGTTGGTCGCCTTCACCCAGTACGTGCCGGCGCTCTCGGACATGACCGACGAGCTTGCCAAGATCGACCCGGCATCGGCGGAGAACCCGTTGATCAATCCGCCGGCCGAGATGCAGGCGAAGCTGAAGTCGTGGGCCGCGCTGACCGATGAGCAGACCCTCGAGTTCAACACCCTGTACGCCGCAGTCACCGGCGGCTAG
- a CDS encoding ABC transporter permease, translating to MAGVATSGRQRSKIAPYLMILPALAYLAVFFVVPFFSLARTSLSSSGGSVYLPTLTFDWNFANFADAFTLYKDPILRSFGYAGVATVLCMLLAFPLAYVIAFKAGRFKNLILGLVILPFFVTFLIRTIAWKTILADEGWVVSALGSVGLLPDEGRLLSTSWAVIGGLTYNWIIFMILPLYVSLEKIDPRLLEASRDLYSGGTRSFRKVIFPLALPGLLAGSLLVFIPAVGDFINADYLGSTQTTMIGNVIQKQFLVVKDYPAAAALSLGLMGLILAGVLMYTRALGTEDLV from the coding sequence ATGGCGGGAGTCGCCACCAGCGGCCGGCAGCGCAGCAAGATCGCGCCCTACCTGATGATCTTGCCCGCCCTGGCGTACCTCGCGGTCTTCTTCGTGGTGCCGTTCTTTTCGCTGGCACGGACCTCGTTGTCCTCATCGGGCGGATCGGTGTACCTACCGACACTGACCTTCGACTGGAACTTCGCGAACTTCGCCGATGCGTTCACCCTGTACAAGGACCCGATCCTGCGGTCGTTCGGCTACGCGGGCGTCGCCACGGTGCTGTGCATGCTGCTGGCGTTCCCGCTGGCCTATGTGATCGCGTTCAAGGCGGGCCGGTTCAAGAACCTGATCCTCGGCCTGGTGATCCTGCCGTTTTTCGTGACGTTCCTGATCCGCACCATCGCCTGGAAGACGATCCTCGCCGATGAGGGGTGGGTGGTCAGCGCACTGGGCAGCGTGGGGCTTCTCCCCGATGAGGGGCGATTGCTGTCGACGAGTTGGGCGGTGATCGGCGGTCTGACCTACAACTGGATCATCTTCATGATCCTGCCGCTGTACGTCAGCCTGGAGAAGATCGATCCCCGCCTGCTGGAGGCGTCGCGGGACCTGTATTCCGGTGGCACCCGCAGTTTCCGGAAGGTGATCTTTCCGCTGGCGTTGCCGGGTCTGCTGGCGGGAAGCCTGCTGGTGTTCATCCCGGCGGTCGGCGACTTCATCAATGCCGACTACCTGGGAAGTACCCAGACCACGATGATCGGCAACGTGATCCAGAAACAGTTCCTGGTGGTCAAGGACTATCCTGCGGCCGCCGCGCTCAGTCTGGGGCTGATGGGTCTGATTCTGGCCGGGGTGCTGATGTACACCCGCGCGCTGGGTACGGAGGACCTCGTATGA
- a CDS encoding acyl-CoA thioesterase domain-containing protein: MSARPFHFTQTEHDTFVPSGYAQSHWGADHLNGPALVGLAARALETSFGDPEFLPSRLTVDLFKAARGVPTLTKLALVRDGRRVRNAECELVQDGVTVVRATLVQYRLSEPPRGTEWVSSTEFEAPSARDETRGIGIGSDEAGWSGAIADHQNASRKRFLTRTIDVVDGHRNTPFVRAVVAAEGTSLVTNLGTAGVGYINGDLTVALARLPRDEWIGVQADSHWAVDGISVGSSTLFDGSGAIGTGMVTAVSNPGAQIDFRNDPFPDRTR, encoded by the coding sequence ATGAGTGCGCGACCGTTCCATTTCACCCAGACCGAACACGACACGTTCGTGCCCAGCGGCTATGCCCAGAGCCACTGGGGTGCCGACCATCTGAACGGCCCCGCGCTGGTCGGGCTGGCGGCACGCGCCTTGGAGACGAGCTTCGGCGACCCGGAGTTCCTGCCGTCGCGGCTCACCGTCGATCTGTTCAAGGCGGCGCGTGGTGTTCCCACCCTCACCAAACTGGCCCTGGTGCGCGACGGCCGCCGGGTGCGCAACGCGGAATGCGAACTCGTCCAGGACGGCGTCACGGTGGTGCGGGCCACGCTGGTGCAATACCGGCTGTCGGAGCCGCCGCGCGGCACCGAATGGGTGTCCTCGACCGAGTTCGAGGCTCCGTCCGCGCGCGACGAGACCCGCGGCATCGGCATCGGCAGCGACGAGGCGGGCTGGAGCGGCGCCATCGCCGATCACCAGAACGCCTCGCGCAAGCGCTTCCTCACGCGCACCATTGACGTCGTCGACGGACATCGCAACACCCCTTTCGTGCGCGCCGTGGTGGCCGCCGAGGGCACCAGCCTGGTCACCAATCTCGGCACCGCCGGCGTCGGCTATATCAACGGCGACCTCACGGTGGCGCTGGCTCGGCTGCCGCGTGACGAGTGGATCGGCGTGCAGGCCGACTCGCACTGGGCCGTCGACGGGATCTCGGTGGGCAGCTCGACACTGTTCGACGGTTCGGGTGCCATCGGCACCGGGATGGTCACGGCCGTGAGCAACCCGGGCGCACAGATCGACTTCCGCAACGACCCGTTCCCTGATCGCACCCGCTGA
- a CDS encoding epoxide hydrolase family protein encodes MVPFRIAATADQVDDLKRRLAHTRWPEPECVDDWSQGIPLAYTQELAAYWADGYDWRAREEGLNRFPHFVTEIDDLDIHFIHQRSPHEGAFPLIITHGWPGSIVEFAKIIGPLTDPTAHGGRAEDAFHVVCPSLPGYGFSGKPARTGWGIERIATAWDTLMGRLGYQRYGAQGGDWGAAVTTQIGRNGYGCAAIHTNMPIGQPTAESLQNPTDDDQRAFAAMKHYRKWESGYSKQQSTRPQTLGYGLVDSPVAQLAWIVEKFWSWSDCDGHPENVFSRDELLDNVMLYWLTGAGASSARLYWESFAAFGQRAPVSLPTGVADFPKEILRSPRSWCEPHYNITRWTTMPRGGHFAAFEQPELLVEDVRAFFATVR; translated from the coding sequence ATTGTGCCCTTCCGCATCGCCGCGACCGCCGATCAGGTGGACGACCTCAAGCGCAGGCTGGCCCACACCCGTTGGCCCGAGCCCGAATGCGTCGACGACTGGAGCCAAGGCATCCCGCTGGCCTACACGCAGGAGCTCGCCGCCTATTGGGCCGACGGCTACGACTGGCGCGCGCGGGAAGAGGGGCTAAATCGTTTCCCCCACTTCGTCACCGAGATAGACGACCTGGACATCCATTTCATTCACCAGCGATCCCCACACGAGGGCGCGTTCCCCTTGATCATCACTCACGGCTGGCCGGGATCGATCGTGGAGTTCGCCAAGATCATCGGCCCGTTGACCGATCCCACCGCACACGGTGGGCGCGCCGAGGATGCGTTCCATGTGGTCTGCCCGTCGCTGCCGGGCTACGGCTTCTCCGGCAAGCCTGCTCGCACCGGGTGGGGCATCGAGCGGATCGCCACGGCCTGGGACACCCTGATGGGACGGTTGGGCTACCAGCGTTACGGCGCCCAGGGCGGTGACTGGGGTGCGGCCGTCACCACCCAGATCGGACGAAACGGCTACGGCTGCGCCGCAATTCACACCAATATGCCGATCGGGCAACCTACTGCCGAGAGCCTGCAGAACCCCACCGATGACGACCAGCGGGCCTTCGCGGCGATGAAGCACTATCGGAAATGGGAATCGGGTTACTCCAAGCAACAGTCCACTCGGCCGCAGACGCTGGGCTACGGACTGGTCGATTCGCCGGTGGCCCAGCTGGCGTGGATCGTCGAGAAGTTCTGGTCCTGGAGTGACTGTGACGGGCACCCGGAGAACGTGTTCAGCCGCGACGAACTCCTGGACAACGTGATGCTGTACTGGCTGACCGGGGCCGGGGCGTCGTCGGCGCGGCTGTACTGGGAGAGCTTTGCGGCGTTCGGTCAGCGTGCACCGGTGTCATTGCCCACCGGTGTCGCCGATTTCCCCAAGGAGATCCTGCGCTCGCCACGGTCGTGGTGCGAACCGCACTACAACATCACTCGGTGGACCACCATGCCGCGCGGGGGTCACTTCGCCGCGTTCGAACAACCCGAACTGCTCGTCGAAGATGTCAGGGCGTTTTTCGCGACGGTGCGGTGA
- a CDS encoding nitroreductase/quinone reductase family protein, whose product MSSRIFDSPAARALNRAAVSLTHLPVLGDLVGRSLVEIRYTGRRSGRSFQTPVNYRLDGDRVTIAVMSPEAKSWWRNFLGDGAPITLLNFRGSDRTGHAVATRDERGRVRVVVDLT is encoded by the coding sequence ATGTCCAGCAGAATCTTCGACAGCCCGGCCGCCCGCGCGCTGAACCGAGCGGCGGTCAGCCTGACCCATCTGCCAGTGCTCGGTGACCTGGTTGGTCGCAGCCTGGTCGAGATCCGCTACACCGGGCGCAGATCCGGGCGCAGCTTCCAGACCCCGGTGAACTACCGGCTCGATGGCGACCGGGTCACCATCGCCGTGATGTCGCCGGAGGCCAAGAGCTGGTGGCGCAACTTCCTCGGTGACGGTGCACCCATCACGTTGCTCAACTTCCGCGGCAGCGACCGCACCGGCCATGCTGTCGCCACCCGCGATGAGCGCGGCCGGGTACGGGTGGTCGTCGATCTGACCTGA
- a CDS encoding purine-cytosine permease family protein: MTSSATSSSRALNSPTFSGKSPSGSGDLSVETHGIAPVAADRRYGTPGRLFTVWFAPQVNMTGVFTGTLAILLGLGFWLGLLAMAIGTVLGGLVVAWLSTWGPRTGTAQLPTARMAFGPGVALPAALQWLSSIAWDALVGLFGGQALALLLGIPFWVAVLIVLGVQGAVGFVGYELIHRLQAVLTVVLFATFVVFAVKLVEGHDVITPATLSGADLVGAFVLEVTIALSLTISWASYAADFSRYLPVDSSKVRVFGYTFGGMVLAYIFVQGIGIAGAQVIGAHTAEGVRDVMGGGALGALALLIIALASVGSGVMNDYSGSLALQTLGVRLRRPVSAVVVTVLAFFLILWLDGADTSTRFLDVLLLIGYWIPAFVAIIGIDWVLRTRGAGPLVDVAAAITERRHAMAALVVFVVSYAAAMPFMNTTLIKGPVAVAWHGADIAYFVNFFVAALLYGGYRLVTSPGRSAPARRVTAPSRKTP, translated from the coding sequence ATGACCAGCAGCGCGACAAGCAGCTCTCGGGCACTGAACTCGCCGACTTTCAGTGGAAAGTCTCCGAGCGGATCCGGTGACCTGTCCGTCGAGACCCACGGCATTGCGCCCGTCGCCGCGGATCGCCGCTACGGAACCCCCGGCCGGCTGTTCACCGTGTGGTTCGCGCCGCAGGTCAACATGACCGGCGTCTTCACCGGCACCCTGGCCATCCTGTTGGGCCTCGGCTTCTGGTTGGGGCTGTTGGCCATGGCGATCGGCACCGTGCTGGGCGGGTTGGTGGTGGCCTGGCTGTCCACCTGGGGCCCACGCACCGGCACCGCGCAGCTGCCGACGGCGAGAATGGCCTTCGGTCCCGGGGTGGCCCTGCCTGCCGCGCTGCAGTGGTTGTCCTCGATCGCCTGGGACGCTCTCGTCGGCCTCTTCGGCGGGCAGGCGCTGGCATTGTTGCTCGGCATCCCGTTCTGGGTCGCCGTGCTGATCGTGCTGGGCGTGCAGGGCGCGGTCGGATTCGTGGGCTATGAACTCATCCACCGGCTGCAGGCGGTACTGACGGTGGTGCTGTTCGCGACCTTCGTGGTGTTCGCGGTCAAACTCGTCGAGGGCCACGATGTCATCACCCCGGCGACGCTGAGCGGCGCCGACCTCGTGGGCGCGTTCGTGCTCGAGGTGACGATCGCACTCAGCCTGACGATCTCGTGGGCCAGCTATGCCGCGGACTTCAGCCGCTACCTGCCGGTCGATTCGTCGAAGGTTCGGGTGTTCGGCTACACCTTCGGCGGAATGGTCCTTGCGTACATTTTTGTGCAGGGCATCGGAATCGCCGGCGCCCAGGTCATCGGTGCGCACACCGCCGAGGGGGTGCGCGATGTGATGGGTGGGGGCGCGCTGGGTGCGCTGGCGCTGTTGATCATTGCGCTGGCCTCGGTGGGCTCGGGCGTCATGAACGACTACAGCGGTTCGCTTGCCCTTCAGACGTTGGGCGTGCGGCTGCGGCGGCCGGTGTCCGCGGTCGTGGTCACTGTTCTGGCGTTCTTCCTCATCCTCTGGCTGGACGGCGCCGACACCTCCACGCGGTTCCTCGATGTACTACTGCTGATCGGTTACTGGATCCCGGCCTTCGTGGCCATCATCGGCATCGACTGGGTGCTGCGCACCCGCGGTGCGGGGCCGCTCGTCGATGTGGCCGCTGCGATCACCGAACGCCGCCACGCCATGGCCGCGCTCGTGGTGTTCGTGGTGTCCTACGCCGCGGCGATGCCGTTCATGAACACCACGCTGATCAAGGGTCCGGTTGCCGTCGCATGGCATGGTGCCGACATCGCATACTTCGTGAACTTTTTTGTCGCGGCACTTCTTTACGGTGGCTACCGGCTTGTCACATCCCCCGGTCGCTCCGCTCCTGCCCGCCGAGTCACCGCACCGTCGCGAAAAACGCCCTGA
- a CDS encoding ABC transporter ATP-binding protein: MLGPSGCGKTTTLRMIAGFETPTAGAIRLQGVDVSKVPPHKRNVNTVFQHYALFPHMTVWDNIAYGPRSMKIDKTKGKGEVKRRVDEIIEIVKLSDFAKRKPGQLSGGQQQRVALARALVNYPSALLLDEPLGALDLKLRHAMQFELKRIQREVGITFIYVTHDQEEALTMSDRIAVMNAGNVEQIGTPADIYDRPATVFVAGFIGQANLWAGRQTGRANRDFVEIDVLGTTLKSRPGETTIEPGGQATLMIRPERVQVSTEQPTGDVAVVRATVRDLTFQGPVVRLSVAAPDDSTVVAHVGPEQNLPLLRPGDEVYVSWSPEASLVLPAADIPTTEDLEEMLDES; this comes from the coding sequence ATGCTGGGACCCTCGGGTTGCGGCAAGACCACCACGCTGCGGATGATCGCCGGGTTCGAGACGCCGACCGCGGGCGCGATCCGCCTGCAGGGTGTCGACGTGTCGAAGGTCCCCCCGCACAAGCGCAACGTCAACACCGTCTTCCAGCATTACGCGCTGTTCCCACACATGACCGTGTGGGACAACATCGCCTACGGCCCGCGCAGCATGAAGATCGACAAGACGAAAGGCAAAGGGGAGGTCAAGCGCCGCGTCGACGAGATCATCGAGATCGTCAAGCTCTCCGACTTCGCCAAGCGCAAACCCGGACAGCTCTCCGGCGGCCAGCAGCAGCGCGTCGCACTGGCCCGCGCCCTGGTCAACTACCCCAGCGCGTTGCTTCTCGACGAACCGCTCGGGGCGCTGGACCTGAAACTGCGCCACGCCATGCAGTTCGAGCTCAAACGCATCCAGCGCGAGGTCGGCATCACCTTCATCTACGTCACCCACGACCAGGAAGAGGCGCTGACGATGAGTGACCGCATCGCGGTCATGAACGCCGGCAACGTCGAGCAGATCGGTACCCCGGCCGATATCTACGATCGTCCGGCCACGGTGTTCGTCGCGGGCTTCATCGGGCAGGCCAATCTGTGGGCCGGTCGGCAGACCGGCCGCGCCAACCGGGATTTCGTCGAGATCGACGTACTCGGCACCACACTGAAGTCCCGGCCCGGCGAGACCACGATCGAGCCCGGCGGGCAGGCCACACTGATGATCCGCCCCGAGCGGGTTCAGGTCTCCACCGAACAGCCCACCGGTGATGTCGCCGTGGTCCGGGCAACCGTGCGGGACCTCACCTTCCAGGGTCCGGTGGTGCGGCTGTCGGTCGCGGCGCCGGACGACTCGACGGTGGTCGCCCATGTCGGACCCGAACAGAACCTGCCGCTGCTGCGCCCGGGTGACGAGGTCTACGTCAGCTGGTCCCCCGAGGCCTCGCTGGTGCTGCCGGCCGCCGACATCCCCACCACCGAAGATCTCGAAGAAATGCTCGACGAGTCCTGA
- a CDS encoding EamA family transporter, translated as MASQQARNGAFMAVAAMCSVQLGAAIAVGLIDDIGSVGAAWLRLFWAAVLLVIIVRPRPSSFTRRSLLAAVLLGVVTAGITVLFMMAVERIPLGTASALEFLGPLGVAVLHGNGRDRFIWPGLAALGVVLLTEPWAGAVDPVGVGLALAAGLCWGAYILLTQRVGDEIHGLGGLAVSMPVAALVASIAAGPAVLGQMTPQLWLVGIGLALLLPVIPFVLELLALRRLTAAAFGTLMSLEPAFAMVMGWLILHQIPALLGVIGIAAVVIAGVGAARSGDRHQSHAAVDLARDG; from the coding sequence GTGGCATCACAGCAGGCACGTAACGGCGCGTTCATGGCCGTGGCCGCGATGTGTTCGGTGCAGTTGGGCGCCGCCATCGCCGTGGGTTTGATCGACGATATCGGCTCCGTCGGCGCTGCCTGGTTGCGCCTGTTCTGGGCGGCCGTGCTGCTGGTGATCATCGTGCGACCACGTCCGTCGTCGTTCACCCGGCGGTCATTGCTGGCCGCCGTGCTGCTGGGTGTGGTCACCGCCGGTATCACCGTGCTGTTCATGATGGCGGTGGAGCGCATCCCGCTGGGCACGGCGAGCGCGCTCGAGTTTCTCGGACCGCTCGGCGTCGCGGTGCTGCACGGCAACGGGCGTGACAGGTTCATCTGGCCGGGGCTCGCGGCACTGGGCGTGGTGCTGCTCACCGAGCCGTGGGCCGGTGCGGTCGATCCGGTCGGCGTCGGCTTGGCCCTGGCGGCCGGACTGTGTTGGGGGGCCTACATTCTGCTGACCCAGCGTGTCGGCGACGAGATACATGGACTCGGCGGCCTTGCGGTGTCCATGCCGGTGGCGGCCCTCGTCGCGTCGATCGCAGCCGGACCCGCCGTGCTGGGGCAGATGACCCCGCAACTGTGGCTGGTCGGCATCGGGCTGGCGCTCCTGCTACCCGTCATCCCCTTTGTCCTCGAACTGCTGGCGCTGCGCCGGCTCACCGCCGCCGCGTTCGGGACGTTGATGAGCCTGGAGCCGGCATTTGCGATGGTGATGGGGTGGCTGATCCTGCATCAGATCCCGGCGCTGCTCGGGGTCATCGGCATCGCCGCCGTCGTCATCGCCGGTGTCGGCGCGGCCCGATCGGGCGACCGTCACCAGTCTCATGCCGCGGTGGATCTGGCGCGGGACGGTTAG